In Candidatus Krumholzibacteriia bacterium, the genomic window TCATCGGTGAGCGGGCCCTCGATCTCCACCTTGCGGCGGATGACGTCGAGCATGCCGTCCTCGTGCTCGCAGTCCTCGCAGTCCTTGGCGTGGATCTTGTCGTGGGTGAGGACGACGCGCACGTCCTCCAGGGGCCAGCCCTTGTGGCGGGCGTAGATCCTGAGCGTCATGCCGATGCAGCCACCGAGGGCGGCGAGGAGGAGTTCGTACGGGTTCATGCCCTGCCCGCCGCCGCCGGCTTCCACGGGCTCGTCGAGGACGATGGAGTGCCCGTTCACCGTGGCTTCGTGCTGCAAGTTGTCGAGGTGGAACACTTCGACCCGTGTCATGCTCACTCCGGCGGGCTGGCGGCAGCGGCGGGGCGAGGCCGGGTCGACGGCGAGCGCGTCGAGGCGGTGGTCGGTGTGAGGCTCGGCAGGCTAGCGGCCAGCAGCTCGGTGATGCGCTCCACGAAGGTGAACTGCATCTCCTGCCGCACGTGCGGCGGCAGGTCGCGCAGGTCCTTCTCGTTCTCCCGCGGCAGGACGACGCGGCGGATGCCGGCGCGACGCGCCGCCAGCACCTTTTCCTTGATGCCGCCGATGGGGAGCACGAGACCAGCGAGCGTGATCTCCCCGGTCATGGCGGTGTCGCTGCGCGCTGGCTTCCCGGAGTAAAGCGACGCCAGGGCCGTGACGATCGCCACGCCCGCCGAGGGGCCATCCTTGGGAATGGCACCGGCGGGCACGTGGATGTGCACGCCGCTCTCCTTCAAGATCTTGCGGTCGAAGCCGAGCTCGTCCGCATGGGCCCAGACCCAGCTCTGCGCCGCCTTGGCCGATTCCTTCATGACCTCGCCCAGGTGTCCGGTCAGGGTGAGGCCGTTCGCATCGGGCAGCAGGCTCGACTCGATGTAAAGTACCTCGCCGCCCGTTTCGGTCCAGGCGAGACCGGTAGCCACTCCGGGGGGCGATTCGCGCCGCATCTTCTCGATGGAGAAGATCTCGGGCCCGAGCATGTCGGGCAAGTCCTGGGGCTCGACGCGCACCGGCTCGATCTTGCCCTCGGCGAAGTGCAGCGCCGCCTTGCGTGCCACGCGGCCGATCGTGCGCTCCAGCTGCCGCACCCCCGCCTCGCGGGTATAGCGCGAAATGATGGTCTGCAGCGTGGCGGGAGAAATCACCAGCTTCTCGTCGTTCAGCCCTGCTTCGCGCAGTTGGCGCGGGATCAGGTAGCGCTTGGCGATCTCGGTCTTCTCCTCCTCGCTGTACCCCGGCAGCCGCAGCACCTCCATGCGGTCGAGGAGAGGCCGCGGGATCGTGTCCAGCGTGTTCGCCGTGGTGATGAAGAACACCTTCGAGAGGTCGAAGGCGAGATCGAGATAGTTGTCCCGGAAGGATTTGTTTTGTTCCGGGTCGAGAACCTCGAGCAGCGCCGCTGCCGGGTCGCCGCGGAAGTCGCGGCCCAGCTTGTCCACCTCGTCGAGCATGAGCAGGGGATTCTTCACCCCGGCACGCCGGATGGCCTGGAGGATGCGGCCCGGCATGGCGCCGATGTAGGTGCGCCGGTGGCCGCGGAGCTCCGCCTCGTCATGCATGCCGCCCAGGCTCATGCGCTCGAACTTGCGACCCATGGAGCGCGCGATCGACTGCCCCAGCGAGGTCTTGCCCACGCCGGGAGGCCCGACGAAGCAGAGGATCGGCGCCTTCGCTTCGGGATTGAGCTTGAGCACCCCCAGCTGCTCCAGGATGCGCTCCTTGACCTCCTTGAGATCGTAGTGGTCTTCGTCCAGGACCTGGCGCGAGTGCGGGATGTCGATCCGGTCCTCGGTGGTGCGCGTCCAAGGCAGCTCGAGCACGAGCTCCACGTAGGAGCGGATGACGTGGTGCTCTGGCGAAACCGAAGGCACCTTCTCCAGGCGCTTCAGCTCCTTGTCGATCTCCTTGCGCACCTCCTCCGGCACCTGGGCTTCCTCGAGACGCTGCCGCAGCATCTCGACCTCGGTGCTCTCGGGATCCTCGCCGAGCTCCTGCTGGA contains:
- the lon gene encoding endopeptidase La; the protein is MPEDKSTKERSRSSGSRRAPRSEAAAEAPPAARENVLTLPVLPIKNTVVFPSIIMPLSVGRPMSVAAVEAAVGTEEKEILVITQRDATIDEPKQEDLFTIGTRSIIKKLPRPHDEALQVIVQGVERVVLIKLERVGDLLQARVRPAPVPEEKSVEIEALRREVYELATRANELSRPQLTSEFEKMLSESDEPMRLVYLLGSIITLELEKEQSLLEATSCSDALRLMYAYLRHEVQVLELRNKIASEAQSEMSRQQREYLLRQQLRAIQQELGEDPESTEVEMLRQRLEEAQVPEEVRKEIDKELKRLEKVPSVSPEHHVIRSYVELVLELPWTRTTEDRIDIPHSRQVLDEDHYDLKEVKERILEQLGVLKLNPEAKAPILCFVGPPGVGKTSLGQSIARSMGRKFERMSLGGMHDEAELRGHRRTYIGAMPGRILQAIRRAGVKNPLLMLDEVDKLGRDFRGDPAAALLEVLDPEQNKSFRDNYLDLAFDLSKVFFITTANTLDTIPRPLLDRMEVLRLPGYSEEEKTEIAKRYLIPRQLREAGLNDEKLVISPATLQTIISRYTREAGVRQLERTIGRVARKAALHFAEGKIEPVRVEPQDLPDMLGPEIFSIEKMRRESPPGVATGLAWTETGGEVLYIESSLLPDANGLTLTGHLGEVMKESAKAAQSWVWAHADELGFDRKILKESGVHIHVPAGAIPKDGPSAGVAIVTALASLYSGKPARSDTAMTGEITLAGLVLPIGGIKEKVLAARRAGIRRVVLPRENEKDLRDLPPHVRQEMQFTFVERITELLAASLPSLTPTTASTRSPSTRPRPAAAASPPE
- a CDS encoding OsmC family protein → MTRVEVFHLDNLQHEATVNGHSIVLDEPVEAGGGGQGMNPYELLLAALGGCIGMTLRIYARHKGWPLEDVRVVLTHDKIHAKDCEDCEHEDGMLDVIRRKVEIEGPLTDEQVARLQEIAARCPVHRTLTGTVEVLRDDSL